In Candidatus Vicinibacter proximus, the following are encoded in one genomic region:
- the yaaA gene encoding peroxide stress protein YaaA — protein MIILVSPSKDLDYKNNVDRDSIEIPRLWEKSWPIIDQLRKYKPKKLGALMDISAKLAEENYQRNQAFSPDFNKENSRPAIFAFSGDVYRGLDVKSLDHASFDYCSDHLRILSGLYGVLRPMDLVQPYRLEMGTALKVGRKKNLYQYWGREIADLIQADIEAQSAKYLINLASQEYFEAVQLNDIKVPVIDIHFREFKNGKMQFVSFNAKKARGLMVRYMAQNKCADLECIKGFDLESYTFEEKMSEGNSLYFIR, from the coding sequence ATGATCATCCTGGTATCTCCCTCAAAGGATTTGGATTACAAAAACAACGTGGACCGAGATTCCATTGAGATTCCACGACTGTGGGAAAAATCCTGGCCCATCATCGACCAACTTAGAAAGTATAAACCCAAAAAGTTAGGTGCCCTTATGGACATCAGTGCCAAACTTGCTGAGGAAAACTACCAGCGGAATCAGGCATTCAGCCCGGACTTCAACAAAGAAAATTCTCGGCCTGCCATTTTTGCATTTTCCGGAGATGTATACAGGGGGCTAGATGTCAAGAGTCTGGACCATGCATCCTTTGACTATTGTTCTGACCACTTACGCATTCTCTCCGGACTATATGGTGTGCTGCGCCCGATGGACCTTGTGCAGCCCTATAGACTGGAAATGGGCACTGCATTAAAAGTAGGGCGGAAGAAAAACCTTTACCAGTATTGGGGTAGGGAAATTGCAGATTTAATTCAAGCAGATATAGAAGCACAATCGGCCAAATATCTCATCAATCTGGCTTCTCAGGAATACTTCGAAGCAGTACAGTTGAATGATATAAAAGTGCCCGTCATAGATATTCACTTCCGAGAATTTAAAAACGGTAAAATGCAGTTTGTATCTTTCAATGCAAAAAAGGCACGAGGCCTGATGGTGCGATACATGGCGCAGAATAAATGTGCAGATTTGGAATGCATTAAAGGATTTGATTTAGAATCTTATACATTTGAAGAGAAAATGTCTGAGGGCAATTCTTTATATTTTATTCGTTAA
- a CDS encoding penicillin acylase family protein codes for MRFLKILIPIILSLGWIFLMTRSIKVGETNLPPLGKFICPSTGFWQNVLAAGKTVKKEDVLSAIHGKIHLDSREVPHIFAGSMKDAFFLQGYMHAYHRLWQMDFATLAAEGRVSEVAGVRALDFDKIKRRKGLAESARKSIEVWKKFPESFALVESYTAGVNFFIDHLDPKDYPIEYKLMNDAPRSWSPYRSALFHKSMAEILCGREQDIELSNAKLVFGKDFELLFPENNPQTEPVIPPTTDWGFKMENLDPGKPGKKEDIGYLDIIRESSPSGLGSNNWAVNAAKSSTGNPILCNDPHLTLTLPCIWYEQQIVTPEMNVYGVTFPGIPGVVIGFNQDIAWGVTNAGWDVLDWYRIQWKDATHREYLIDGTWKVVQNRYDTIRIKNENFVIDTVKLTDWGPVVYEHMNNPKEGLSMHWIIHEPSVDCELDAFVGLGKGKNYSDYRAAIRKFPYPAQNMAFISRSNDIALTVQGLMPIKTGQLGRFVLDGTKSEHNWNGFLPLEFNPHCLNPSRGFISSANQKSTDASFPNYYNDGDFRSYRGNMVNRLLREKDKWSVEDMMHLQHNTHSLKAETILPLMLKMMDSVQTDAKKQSVISALKTWNYAYDSTSVETVYFDVWFDALHHLMWDEITMDTSRKATAIPSEETTVTLMQTNPGLSYYDIKSSVEKEQLKDLVSISFDSMMTKISSPEIAGKNWGNYKASAIPHMARIQAFGIPFISTSGGKEIINAHAKTFGPSWRMIVELTPDGPKAFGVYPGGQDGRPGNPNFKNMVEDWARGKYYSLDYLMDEKDQRISSFSTLEFKMK; via the coding sequence ATGCGATTTTTAAAAATATTAATTCCAATCATACTGTCCTTAGGTTGGATTTTTTTAATGACTCGTTCTATAAAAGTTGGCGAAACCAATTTGCCTCCTTTGGGTAAGTTCATTTGTCCTTCCACCGGTTTTTGGCAAAATGTCTTGGCTGCAGGTAAAACGGTAAAAAAAGAGGATGTTCTTTCTGCTATACATGGAAAGATTCATCTAGACAGTCGTGAAGTTCCACATATTTTTGCCGGATCCATGAAGGATGCATTTTTTTTACAGGGCTACATGCATGCTTATCATAGATTGTGGCAGATGGATTTTGCTACTTTGGCTGCGGAAGGGAGAGTGAGTGAAGTTGCCGGTGTGAGGGCCTTGGACTTTGATAAAATCAAGCGGAGAAAAGGCCTTGCGGAATCTGCCAGAAAGAGTATTGAAGTATGGAAAAAATTTCCGGAAAGTTTTGCATTGGTAGAATCCTATACCGCGGGGGTGAATTTTTTCATAGACCATCTTGATCCTAAGGATTATCCTATTGAATATAAATTGATGAACGATGCACCCAGAAGTTGGTCGCCATATCGGAGTGCATTGTTTCACAAATCCATGGCAGAAATATTATGTGGCAGAGAACAGGATATAGAATTGTCCAATGCAAAATTGGTGTTCGGAAAAGATTTCGAATTGCTTTTTCCGGAGAACAATCCACAGACTGAACCTGTAATTCCGCCCACTACAGATTGGGGATTTAAAATGGAAAATCTTGATCCCGGCAAACCTGGTAAAAAGGAGGATATAGGCTATCTGGACATCATTCGGGAAAGTTCGCCAAGTGGACTCGGTTCCAATAACTGGGCGGTGAATGCAGCAAAATCTTCCACAGGTAACCCTATCCTGTGCAATGACCCGCATCTTACCCTGACCTTACCCTGCATCTGGTATGAACAACAAATAGTCACCCCGGAAATGAATGTCTATGGGGTAACTTTTCCCGGTATTCCGGGCGTAGTAATAGGTTTTAATCAGGATATTGCCTGGGGTGTGACCAATGCGGGCTGGGATGTATTGGATTGGTATCGGATTCAGTGGAAGGATGCTACACATCGTGAATATTTAATCGACGGAACGTGGAAAGTAGTGCAAAACAGATACGATACGATCCGGATAAAAAATGAAAACTTTGTCATCGATACCGTCAAACTTACCGATTGGGGACCGGTAGTTTATGAACACATGAACAACCCAAAAGAAGGGCTTTCCATGCATTGGATTATTCATGAACCATCGGTGGATTGCGAACTGGATGCATTCGTAGGATTGGGCAAAGGAAAAAATTACAGCGACTACAGGGCAGCCATACGGAAGTTTCCATATCCCGCACAGAACATGGCATTTATCAGCAGATCAAATGATATTGCCTTAACCGTGCAGGGATTGATGCCAATCAAGACAGGTCAATTGGGTAGGTTTGTTTTGGACGGAACAAAAAGTGAACATAATTGGAATGGTTTTCTGCCGCTTGAATTCAATCCGCATTGTTTGAATCCATCCAGAGGATTTATTTCTTCTGCAAATCAGAAATCTACAGATGCCAGCTTTCCAAATTATTATAACGATGGCGATTTTAGATCTTACCGTGGAAATATGGTCAACAGACTCTTGCGTGAAAAAGATAAATGGAGTGTAGAAGACATGATGCATTTACAACACAATACACACAGCCTTAAAGCAGAGACTATATTGCCTTTAATGTTGAAAATGATGGACAGTGTTCAAACAGATGCAAAAAAACAGTCCGTGATTTCAGCGCTTAAAACCTGGAATTATGCTTACGATTCCACTTCGGTGGAAACAGTTTATTTCGATGTTTGGTTTGACGCATTGCATCACTTGATGTGGGATGAAATCACCATGGATACCAGCAGAAAAGCTACGGCTATCCCATCTGAAGAGACCACGGTGACCTTAATGCAAACCAATCCCGGGCTGAGCTATTACGATATAAAATCCAGTGTTGAAAAAGAACAATTGAAAGATCTGGTATCCATTAGTTTTGACTCCATGATGACAAAGATTTCATCACCTGAAATAGCAGGAAAAAACTGGGGAAATTATAAAGCATCTGCGATTCCGCACATGGCAAGAATACAGGCTTTTGGCATTCCGTTTATTTCTACCTCAGGAGGTAAAGAAATAATTAATGCGCATGCAAAGACTTTCGGCCCTTCTTGGCGGATGATTGTCGAATTAACCCCTGATGGTCCAAAAGCATTCGGGGTATATCCGGGTGGACAGGACGGCAGACCGGGAAATCCAAATTTCAAAAACATGGTGGAGGATTGGGCAAGAGGGAAATATTATTCACTGGACTATTTAATGGACGAAAAGGATCAGCGAATTTCTTCATTCTCCACTTTAGAATTTAAAATGAAATGA
- a CDS encoding T9SS type A sorting domain-containing protein yields MRITFQSINSSKFNRKLFNLVCSFQFLIFFFCTFIGNSQVNAWTIWAKNLPSGVYPKLSIAKNHDIYYGLTGTPGEKGILYKSNTMDASGSFSALPKIPLSISVVNNIQTIICNLNNEPIVGIFRNNASEPFLFRFDLAAQIWQVVEVDHPPVLGAFCSAISENGTIWIGAKWSYVYRSMDDGQSFERIDESSILKKMYPCYYPSWNGNPNDGAIYSINVDKNGRVFAGTEGAGIIYSEDQGTSWHPADFFACKTAALDLKDTNSVMKPLSHTGNLGALGFTNENNLVFNGTNMWQFNWSNCLGFADLNNHTVTQSIGLPAYLITGGLQVTKIVTTDNGRMFLHSGNTPNAPGSMGIYTSTDGIRWQMMNNGLSGINASFAQAEGSLAVDGNKVFMATTDGKIWMYDAEISTHTVTSKIKHRFSVYPNPTNGKLYFETPQSQIEVFNLSGMSVYQNRQSALNLNLENLDEGVYLVKTNNGCIKVFLHSK; encoded by the coding sequence ATGCGCATAACTTTTCAAAGCATAAATTCCTCAAAATTTAATAGGAAACTTTTTAATTTGGTTTGCTCCTTTCAATTTCTGATATTTTTCTTTTGCACTTTTATAGGAAACTCCCAAGTCAATGCATGGACTATATGGGCTAAAAATCTTCCTTCGGGTGTGTATCCTAAATTAAGTATTGCAAAAAATCACGATATCTACTATGGTTTGACGGGTACTCCCGGTGAAAAAGGGATCCTATACAAAAGCAATACAATGGATGCTTCAGGTTCGTTTTCTGCCCTACCAAAAATTCCTTTATCCATCAGTGTGGTTAACAATATTCAAACCATAATTTGCAATCTTAATAACGAACCAATAGTCGGTATTTTTAGAAACAATGCCTCTGAACCCTTTTTGTTTCGTTTTGATTTAGCCGCTCAAATCTGGCAAGTGGTTGAAGTAGACCACCCTCCTGTCTTAGGCGCTTTTTGCAGCGCTATAAGTGAAAACGGGACCATTTGGATAGGTGCTAAATGGAGTTATGTATACCGAAGCATGGATGATGGTCAAAGTTTTGAAAGAATTGATGAGTCCAGCATTTTAAAAAAAATGTATCCATGTTATTATCCAAGTTGGAATGGCAATCCAAACGATGGCGCTATTTACAGCATCAATGTAGACAAGAATGGAAGAGTTTTTGCCGGAACAGAAGGTGCAGGAATAATATATTCAGAAGATCAGGGAACAAGCTGGCACCCCGCTGATTTTTTTGCCTGCAAAACAGCAGCTCTAGATCTCAAAGATACCAACAGTGTAATGAAACCTCTTTCTCATACCGGAAACCTGGGTGCACTGGGATTTACAAATGAAAACAATCTGGTTTTCAATGGGACCAACATGTGGCAATTTAATTGGTCAAACTGCCTTGGCTTTGCAGATTTAAATAATCATACGGTAACTCAAAGTATAGGTCTCCCCGCTTATCTTATTACCGGGGGACTGCAAGTCACCAAAATAGTGACTACAGATAATGGTCGTATGTTTTTACATTCGGGAAATACCCCCAATGCTCCTGGCAGTATGGGAATTTACACCTCCACAGATGGCATTCGTTGGCAGATGATGAATAATGGACTAAGCGGAATAAACGCAAGTTTTGCCCAGGCAGAAGGATCTCTGGCAGTGGATGGTAATAAAGTATTTATGGCCACAACAGATGGTAAGATTTGGATGTATGATGCAGAAATTTCCACCCATACGGTTACTTCAAAAATCAAACACAGATTTAGTGTATACCCTAACCCAACAAATGGCAAGCTGTACTTCGAAACGCCACAATCTCAAATTGAAGTATTTAATTTGAGCGGGATGTCTGTATATCAGAATAGACAGTCTGCCTTAAACCTAAACCTGGAGAATCTGGACGAAGGCGTCTATCTCGTTAAAACCAATAATGGATGTATAAAAGTTTTTCTTCATTCAAAGTAA
- a CDS encoding SDR family oxidoreductase, which produces MSNQLLSGKRGIIFGALDEQSIAWHVAERCVAQGARITLTNAPVAMRFGKIFELGKVLDAEVIPADATSVEDLENLLTKSMEILGGKIDFILHSIGMSLNVRKGRSYTDLNYEFMQKTFDISSISFHKLMQTAYKLDAVNDGGSIMALTYIAAQRIFPDYSEMAESKALLESFARSFGYHYGVHKKVRVNTISQSPTMTTAGSGVKGFKEFFEYADKMSPLGNASAEACADYCVVMFSDLTRMVTMQNLYHDGGFSSMGMSPALLNL; this is translated from the coding sequence ATGTCAAATCAACTTTTATCAGGAAAAAGAGGAATTATTTTTGGCGCACTGGATGAGCAATCCATCGCATGGCATGTTGCTGAACGATGTGTCGCCCAAGGCGCGCGTATTACGCTGACAAATGCTCCGGTGGCCATGCGTTTTGGAAAAATCTTTGAATTGGGTAAAGTGCTGGACGCTGAGGTAATTCCTGCTGACGCTACATCGGTAGAGGATCTAGAGAATCTGTTGACTAAATCCATGGAAATTCTTGGTGGAAAAATTGACTTTATACTTCACTCTATAGGGATGTCTCTAAATGTACGAAAAGGAAGATCTTACACAGATTTGAATTATGAATTCATGCAGAAGACCTTTGATATTTCATCCATCTCCTTCCACAAACTCATGCAGACAGCATATAAGTTGGATGCTGTGAATGATGGTGGATCAATCATGGCTTTAACTTATATTGCTGCACAGCGTATTTTTCCAGATTATAGCGAGATGGCTGAATCCAAAGCCCTGCTTGAATCCTTTGCAAGAAGCTTTGGCTATCATTACGGGGTGCACAAGAAAGTCAGGGTCAATACCATTTCTCAATCCCCTACCATGACAACAGCAGGTTCAGGCGTTAAAGGATTCAAGGAATTTTTTGAATATGCAGATAAGATGAGTCCGCTGGGCAATGCTTCTGCAGAAGCTTGTGCGGATTATTGTGTGGTCATGTTCTCCGATCTTACCCGAATGGTGACGATGCAAAATCTATATCACGATGGCGGCTTTTCTTCCATGGGAATGAGCCCTGCCCTGCTCAACTTATAA
- the recN gene encoding DNA repair protein RecN: MLASLLIKNYAIIDALEIHWPGGLIAITGETGAGKSIMIGALQFVLGARADNKVLRNPEEKCIVEVTFNELDLIKPKIFDLLDGENPDQIIIRREILPNGKSRSFLNDSPILVSQLNLLAPYLINIHQQFDHLDILEEDVQMDILDNFTGCKDLLANYQTIYKSYKTLQIQKKQLLESQQKSQAEMDFLQFQLSELEQANLKPNEYAVLEEELSLATKSGEVIKNAGQVAQILNEEKGISEQLLQCLQLLKPVRINPILNESYERIDQLRTEIKDIGDELERLNEHTEMSPEQINQMQERLDLINRLLKKHRLQTDHELMELMAQTRSKIQSFTDLEDQIIDCENQIKLVTEDLKKSSQALSAKRKSKISELEKSATDLLRSLGMEFAQFKIELNAKQEFTESGIDEIDFLFSANKGSSAKPIKNQASGGELSRLNLVLKSLVARKSQLATMIFDEIDTGVSGQVALQMGNILKEMSGNQQIITITHSAQVASRAAHHFYVYKDSSKTITNTRMKKIEKQDRTIEIAKMLSGDPPTDSALKNASELIALN; encoded by the coding sequence ATGCTGGCTTCACTATTGATTAAGAATTATGCCATCATTGATGCCCTGGAGATCCATTGGCCGGGTGGTCTCATCGCGATCACCGGAGAAACCGGTGCCGGTAAATCCATCATGATCGGCGCACTTCAATTTGTTTTGGGAGCGAGAGCGGACAACAAAGTTTTGAGAAATCCTGAAGAAAAGTGCATCGTAGAAGTAACTTTCAATGAGCTTGATCTAATTAAACCAAAAATATTCGATTTGCTGGATGGCGAAAATCCGGACCAGATCATCATCCGGCGAGAGATTTTACCCAATGGAAAGTCACGTAGTTTTTTAAATGATTCTCCGATACTGGTCAGTCAACTCAACCTCCTAGCGCCGTATCTTATCAATATCCATCAGCAATTTGATCATCTGGACATATTGGAAGAGGACGTACAGATGGACATTTTAGACAATTTTACCGGATGCAAAGATTTGTTGGCAAACTATCAGACCATTTACAAAAGCTACAAAACCCTCCAAATTCAAAAAAAACAACTCCTGGAAAGTCAGCAAAAAAGTCAGGCAGAGATGGACTTTCTACAATTCCAATTAAGTGAATTGGAACAAGCCAACTTAAAGCCAAATGAATATGCTGTGTTGGAAGAGGAATTAAGCCTTGCTACAAAGTCCGGAGAAGTCATCAAAAATGCAGGGCAGGTGGCTCAAATCCTGAATGAGGAAAAGGGAATATCCGAACAACTCTTACAATGTCTTCAATTACTCAAACCAGTGCGCATCAATCCTATCCTTAATGAGAGCTACGAAAGAATCGACCAATTGCGCACAGAAATTAAAGATATTGGCGATGAACTGGAGAGATTGAATGAGCATACCGAAATGAGTCCGGAACAGATTAATCAAATGCAGGAACGACTGGATTTAATCAACCGGTTACTCAAAAAACATCGTTTGCAAACGGATCATGAACTGATGGAACTCATGGCACAAACGAGAAGTAAAATTCAGTCTTTCACAGATCTGGAAGATCAGATAATCGATTGCGAAAATCAAATAAAATTAGTTACCGAAGATTTAAAAAAATCGTCTCAAGCTTTGTCTGCTAAAAGAAAAAGCAAAATCTCAGAACTTGAAAAATCAGCAACCGATCTGCTCCGCTCATTGGGAATGGAATTTGCCCAGTTTAAAATTGAATTGAATGCAAAACAAGAGTTTACAGAAAGTGGAATAGACGAGATAGATTTTCTTTTTTCTGCAAACAAAGGCTCATCTGCAAAACCAATAAAAAATCAGGCTTCCGGCGGAGAATTATCCAGACTCAACCTGGTATTGAAATCATTGGTGGCAAGAAAGTCCCAACTGGCGACCATGATCTTTGATGAAATTGACACCGGAGTATCGGGACAAGTGGCGCTTCAGATGGGTAACATTTTAAAAGAAATGTCCGGCAATCAACAAATAATCACCATAACCCATTCAGCCCAGGTTGCATCGAGAGCTGCTCATCATTTCTACGTGTACAAAGACTCTTCAAAAACCATTACGAACACCAGAATGAAAAAAATTGAAAAACAAGACCGAACTATAGAAATTGCCAAAATGCTAAGTGGTGATCCACCTACGGATTCAGCTCTAAAAAATGCCAGTGAACTAATTGCTTTAAATTAA
- a CDS encoding tetratricopeptide repeat protein has protein sequence MGKKSAKQKIEKTPVVPDKPTGPSWVIWAILGLTFLVFTPSLQNGFVNWDDDRNVYENPLIKDLNAKNVKAIFQTPVIGNYNPLSILSFAVEHEMFGMSAKAMHWTNLLLHLLCTFFAFKIFQRLGLSIWFAALGALLFGIHPLRVESVAWITERKDVLFSSFFLPALYLYIKNLDEPKAGRMFWVFILFAFGLFAKIQMVALPLTMLAVDYWKGRKIGLNLVLEKWAFFLGALAVGILGIYMLKQQGSLEANVTHAGIGRLFIGSYSLITYLVKWLIPYRMLPLYPYPEELSIWHYLSMPAALLVFFGVFWAYKKDNKAVVFGFLFFFVNIVFLLQVLGAGQGYLADRFTYIAYIGLFFIFAYYLQAFFEENKEKSSALNFSLGVYLLFLCYLSFKQCHYWKDSGTLWSRVIEFYDNTSLPFNNRANHLRDLKLFDRALEDYNKAIELKAGHSTYNSRAKLFFNKNEDQKAILDYNKAIELNPRSAEYHTNRGAAYAKTGNLKAALDDLNKGVELDPRWKVAYLNRSIIYNQLGQYDKSLADIDAYLQLEPNDADLWYEGARCLRAIGDSKKAITYYDRALRINPRYGLVYLERGRTHQSLGNTSQAQADLEQARRLGEKVDEAQPLFTPNK, from the coding sequence ATGGGTAAGAAATCTGCCAAACAAAAGATAGAAAAAACACCGGTAGTTCCCGACAAGCCTACCGGTCCATCCTGGGTCATCTGGGCTATACTCGGCCTGACTTTTTTGGTTTTTACCCCTAGCCTCCAAAATGGCTTTGTAAACTGGGACGATGACCGGAATGTTTATGAAAATCCACTGATAAAGGACTTGAATGCCAAAAACGTAAAGGCTATTTTCCAAACTCCGGTGATAGGGAACTATAATCCATTGAGTATTTTGAGTTTTGCCGTTGAACATGAGATGTTCGGGATGAGTGCTAAAGCGATGCACTGGACAAATCTATTGTTGCATTTGCTTTGTACCTTTTTCGCATTTAAAATTTTTCAGAGATTGGGATTGAGTATTTGGTTTGCTGCCTTGGGTGCACTTTTATTCGGGATTCATCCCTTAAGGGTGGAGTCCGTGGCATGGATCACCGAACGGAAGGACGTGCTCTTTTCCAGTTTTTTTCTTCCGGCTCTATACTTGTATATTAAAAATCTCGATGAGCCAAAAGCAGGAAGAATGTTTTGGGTATTTATTTTATTTGCTTTCGGTCTTTTCGCCAAAATTCAGATGGTGGCTCTACCGCTCACCATGCTCGCGGTAGATTATTGGAAAGGTCGTAAAATCGGTTTGAATTTGGTCCTCGAAAAATGGGCCTTTTTCCTTGGCGCTCTGGCCGTGGGTATTCTCGGAATCTACATGCTAAAGCAGCAAGGTTCGCTGGAAGCAAATGTGACACATGCCGGAATTGGCCGTTTGTTTATCGGTAGTTATAGTTTGATTACCTATTTAGTTAAATGGCTAATTCCTTACCGAATGCTTCCCCTCTACCCTTATCCGGAGGAATTGAGCATTTGGCATTATCTATCCATGCCTGCTGCATTATTGGTTTTCTTTGGTGTCTTCTGGGCATACAAAAAAGACAACAAGGCTGTGGTATTTGGATTTCTATTCTTTTTTGTAAATATTGTTTTCCTTTTGCAAGTTCTGGGTGCAGGACAGGGTTATCTGGCTGACAGGTTTACCTACATAGCTTACATCGGTTTATTTTTTATTTTCGCTTACTACTTACAAGCGTTTTTTGAGGAAAACAAAGAAAAATCTTCAGCTTTAAACTTTTCCCTTGGCGTCTATTTATTATTTCTTTGCTATTTATCTTTTAAACAATGTCATTACTGGAAGGACTCGGGAACTTTATGGTCCAGGGTTATTGAGTTTTATGACAATACCTCCCTACCTTTTAACAACAGGGCCAATCATCTTAGGGATTTGAAGTTGTTCGACAGAGCATTGGAAGATTATAATAAAGCTATTGAATTGAAAGCAGGTCATTCCACCTACAATAGCCGGGCTAAATTATTCTTCAACAAGAATGAAGATCAAAAAGCCATTCTCGATTACAACAAAGCCATCGAATTAAATCCAAGATCTGCAGAATATCACACCAACCGCGGTGCGGCATATGCCAAAACAGGAAATCTGAAGGCGGCACTAGACGATCTGAATAAAGGAGTAGAATTAGACCCTCGCTGGAAGGTGGCCTACCTAAACCGATCTATTATTTACAATCAATTGGGTCAATACGACAAATCACTCGCAGATATTGACGCATACCTCCAACTGGAGCCAAATGATGCAGATCTTTGGTATGAGGGCGCCAGATGCCTTAGAGCTATAGGCGACAGTAAAAAAGCCATCACATATTATGACCGGGCCTTGCGAATCAATCCTCGGTATGGTCTCGTTTATTTGGAAAGAGGAAGAACGCATCAAAGTCTTGGTAATACCAGTCAAGCACAAGCGGATCTGGAACAGGCACGCAGATTGGGTGAAAAAGTAGATGAGGCTCAACCTTTGTTCACCCCCAACAAATAA
- the lpxD gene encoding UDP-3-O-(3-hydroxymyristoyl)glucosamine N-acyltransferase has protein sequence MKIKAGELAKLVQGTLIGDPGIVLDKPSKIEEGTPGSVCFLANPKYEHHLYTTKASLVIVQNEFEPKEPLQVALLKVEDVYQTVSQLLAAFETKSASDGGVHPMSQLATSATVDPTTTIHAFVVVEDGAVIGKDCVIHPQVFIGKNVKIGHGTVIHSGVKIYHECEIGSNCILHANVVIGSDGFGFAPKEDRTYTKIAQIGNVVVGDDVEIGSNTCIDRGTMGSTVIGKGTKLDNLIQIAHNVQIGEHTVIAAQAGIAGSAKIGNYCVIGGQVGIVGHIQIADGTKVQAQSGMVSNVLDENTKWYGSPALDYFSFLRSYSEFKKLPELGKKIHELEKLLKNSELTKS, from the coding sequence ATGAAAATCAAAGCAGGCGAATTAGCAAAGCTTGTACAAGGAACTTTGATCGGGGATCCAGGGATTGTCCTTGATAAACCGAGTAAAATTGAAGAAGGCACACCCGGAAGCGTATGCTTTTTGGCTAATCCTAAGTATGAACACCATTTATACACGACCAAAGCTTCCTTGGTAATCGTGCAAAACGAATTTGAACCTAAGGAACCTTTGCAGGTTGCACTCTTAAAAGTAGAAGACGTGTATCAGACTGTAAGTCAACTTCTTGCAGCTTTTGAAACCAAATCCGCCAGCGATGGAGGTGTGCATCCCATGTCCCAGCTTGCAACTTCTGCTACAGTTGATCCTACCACAACCATACACGCTTTTGTGGTGGTAGAAGATGGTGCTGTCATTGGTAAAGATTGTGTCATTCATCCTCAGGTTTTTATTGGGAAAAATGTCAAAATCGGTCATGGGACTGTAATTCATTCAGGGGTCAAGATTTATCATGAATGTGAGATCGGATCAAATTGCATCCTGCATGCCAATGTGGTCATTGGAAGCGATGGCTTTGGTTTTGCCCCCAAAGAAGACCGGACTTATACCAAAATTGCCCAGATTGGGAATGTGGTTGTTGGGGATGATGTGGAGATTGGGTCCAATACCTGTATTGACAGAGGTACCATGGGATCGACAGTAATAGGGAAGGGCACTAAGTTGGACAATTTAATCCAAATAGCACATAACGTCCAGATCGGTGAACATACCGTTATTGCTGCACAAGCAGGCATTGCCGGCAGTGCTAAAATTGGTAATTATTGTGTGATCGGTGGCCAGGTAGGCATAGTTGGACACATACAAATTGCAGACGGCACTAAGGTCCAGGCACAGAGTGGGATGGTGAGCAATGTTCTGGATGAAAATACCAAATGGTATGGTTCACCTGCCCTGGATTATTTTAGTTTTTTAAGGTCCTACAGTGAGTTTAAAAAACTGCCTGAACTTGGGAAAAAAATACACGAGCTTGAAAAACTCCTTAAGAATTCTGAATTGACCAAGAGTTAG